A single region of the Wenzhouxiangella sp. XN24 genome encodes:
- a CDS encoding sigma 54-interacting transcriptional regulator, protein MDHNTPMLGASPAFGAMLEQVSRLAPLDRPALIIGERGTGKELVAARLHYLSPRWEQPLVKLNCAALTESLLESELFGHEAGAFTGATRRHIGRFERADGGSLFLDELGTLPARMQEKILRVIEYGEFERVGGSETLQCDVRIVGATNENLPLLAHEGRFRADLLDRLAFDVINVPPLRARPEDILELAQHFAVGFTAELKRPFFPGFSDRALDALLAWPWPGNVRELKNAVERSIYRAAEPEAPVDEIHFDPFAQAQRPAGATPPPAALPLDFREVVGEFERRLLTRALSASDGNRRRAAESLGLSYDQLRGLLRKHGIGGNGRAGRPPARS, encoded by the coding sequence GCTCGGCGCCTCGCCTGCATTCGGCGCGATGCTGGAACAGGTCTCGCGTCTCGCTCCGCTGGACCGGCCGGCGCTGATCATCGGCGAGCGCGGCACCGGCAAGGAACTCGTGGCCGCACGCCTGCATTACCTGTCGCCGCGCTGGGAACAGCCCCTCGTCAAGCTCAACTGTGCGGCGCTGACCGAGAGCCTGCTCGAGTCCGAGCTGTTCGGTCACGAGGCCGGCGCATTCACCGGCGCGACCCGGCGCCACATCGGCCGCTTCGAGCGCGCGGACGGGGGCAGCCTGTTCCTCGACGAACTGGGCACTCTTCCGGCCCGCATGCAGGAGAAGATCCTGCGTGTCATCGAGTACGGCGAGTTCGAGCGCGTCGGCGGCAGCGAGACGCTGCAGTGCGACGTGCGCATCGTCGGCGCGACGAACGAGAACCTGCCCCTGCTCGCGCATGAGGGACGGTTTCGCGCGGACCTGCTGGACCGGCTGGCGTTCGACGTGATCAACGTGCCGCCGCTGCGGGCCCGTCCCGAGGACATTCTCGAACTCGCGCAGCATTTCGCAGTGGGGTTCACCGCCGAGCTCAAGCGACCGTTCTTCCCCGGTTTCAGCGACCGGGCCCTCGATGCATTGCTGGCCTGGCCCTGGCCGGGCAACGTGCGTGAGTTGAAGAACGCCGTCGAGCGCTCGATCTATCGCGCGGCCGAGCCCGAGGCACCCGTCGACGAAATCCACTTCGATCCCTTCGCGCAAGCGCAGCGGCCCGCCGGCGCCACGCCACCGCCGGCTGCACTGCCGCTGGACTTTCGTGAAGTCGTCGGCGAATTCGAACGACGGCTGCTGACCCGGGCCCTCTCTGCCAGCGACGGCAACCGGCGCCGCGCCGCAGAATCGCTCGGGCTGAGTTACGACCAGCTGCGGGGACTGCTGCGCAAGCACGGGATCGGCGGCAATGGGCGGGCCGGCCGGCCGCCGGCCCGGTCCTGA
- a CDS encoding EAL domain-containing protein — protein MPSGGKLLMPGDFLGLADEIGMSDRLGDWVMRTACAQLAAWDRAGLPPIAMSVNVAPAQFSGPGFVDSVSRVLAASDLDPRRLELEILEQTAVDRSQLTVQALARLREIGVQIALDDFGTGYSSLVYLTQLPANILKLDRAFIRTLATDVRQAAMVGAIISLGKRLDMAIVAEGVEDDAQRVLLGELGCDLMQGYLFSRPLPPKEFAALLLREEAGSDGGWHKASVAGQA, from the coding sequence CTGCCGTCCGGTGGCAAGCTGCTCATGCCGGGGGATTTCCTCGGCCTGGCGGACGAGATCGGCATGTCGGATCGTCTTGGTGACTGGGTGATGCGGACCGCTTGCGCGCAGCTCGCCGCGTGGGATCGCGCGGGTCTCCCCCCGATCGCAATGTCAGTGAACGTCGCACCGGCGCAATTCAGCGGGCCGGGATTCGTGGACTCGGTCTCCCGCGTATTGGCGGCCAGCGACCTCGACCCGCGACGCCTGGAGCTGGAGATCCTCGAGCAGACCGCGGTGGACAGGTCGCAGCTCACGGTCCAGGCGCTCGCCCGTCTCAGGGAGATCGGTGTGCAGATCGCGCTCGACGATTTCGGCACGGGATATTCTTCGCTGGTGTACCTCACCCAGCTGCCGGCCAACATACTCAAGCTGGACAGGGCGTTCATTCGTACGCTGGCCACGGACGTCCGACAGGCGGCAATGGTCGGCGCGATCATTTCCCTCGGCAAACGACTGGACATGGCGATCGTCGCCGAAGGCGTGGAGGACGACGCGCAACGGGTGCTGTTGGGTGAGCTCGGCTGCGACCTGATGCAGGGCTACCTGTTCAGTCGTCCGCTGCCGCCGAAGGAATTTGCTGCGCTGTTGTTGCGGGAGGAAGCCGGTTCCGACGGGGGCTGGCACAAGGCGTCGGTCGCCGGGCAGGCCTGA
- a CDS encoding diguanylate cyclase, producing MLGAYLQSRVARRLFVLFLVVALGPLLFFGAFSYLHMRGHLVEVGEAQLRAESKNYGMLVVGRLASYAQTLAALETEMIDAGSAGALFSQGFSRVGWLTDSEEGVTLDAAERQHLEQGGFVLRITSGGQLAMFMLRPPGSRIVHAELRPLALWRNEVMARPYCALSLDGTVLFCSEEAPQVPLGLALKSDEHAGVIGRRMGGQEYLVAYWRALLPAAYASPGFYAVTMQPQAEVLAALGRFHRVFPVVLALALAVAIWLAMRQIRRQFQPLDDLVLAADRLADGRFHQVVKVSGGDEFDDVGRAFDVMRRRLKNKFSLLRLLAELDRAVLSGAPIDTLLKTVMEDTPAALDCDLVAVVRFDGLASDPSWELRWRLAQGRQQVSGAKAPVDTAMRELLSGATRWLEVGTEHARGEMMGHLFAQGLSCAWVFSTPPAGERQVALIAGYRESPAQRGDLQQAGRSIADRLAVAQTGLAWEEKLYRNTHFDGLTQLPNQVVLRDRVEQAIDRAGKSASAAAVLLLDLDDLKAVNDGLGHALGDELLVQLAGRMLQHLKEGESLARLNGDAFVVLVPDVSYDARTTVASNRAEELLAALAQPVSLQGHSVSSAASIGIALFPDNGATFEDLLKGADSAMHEAKVKSRGSYRFYSEETNTRARERFGNVQRLRSALDRNEFLLHFQPKVEIATGRITGAEALIR from the coding sequence ATGCTGGGCGCTTACCTGCAAAGCCGCGTCGCGCGACGACTGTTCGTGCTGTTCCTGGTTGTGGCGCTGGGTCCCTTGCTGTTCTTCGGCGCGTTCTCCTATCTCCACATGCGCGGCCACCTGGTCGAGGTGGGCGAGGCGCAGTTGCGCGCCGAAAGCAAGAATTACGGAATGCTGGTGGTCGGCCGACTGGCGAGCTATGCGCAAACGCTCGCGGCGCTCGAGACAGAGATGATCGATGCCGGCTCGGCCGGCGCATTGTTCAGCCAAGGCTTCTCCCGCGTCGGCTGGCTGACGGATAGCGAGGAAGGAGTCACGCTCGATGCCGCGGAGCGGCAGCACCTGGAACAAGGCGGTTTCGTGCTGCGGATCACGTCCGGTGGGCAGCTCGCCATGTTCATGCTGCGCCCACCCGGGTCGCGCATCGTCCATGCCGAGTTGCGTCCGCTCGCCCTGTGGCGGAACGAAGTGATGGCACGGCCCTACTGTGCACTCAGCCTGGACGGGACGGTCTTGTTCTGCTCCGAGGAGGCTCCGCAGGTACCGCTCGGCCTGGCCCTGAAATCGGATGAACACGCTGGCGTGATCGGCCGGCGAATGGGTGGGCAGGAGTACCTGGTCGCCTATTGGCGTGCCCTTTTGCCTGCGGCTTACGCCAGCCCCGGCTTTTACGCCGTCACGATGCAGCCGCAAGCCGAGGTGCTCGCCGCGCTGGGCCGGTTTCACCGCGTTTTTCCGGTTGTCCTGGCACTGGCATTGGCCGTCGCCATCTGGCTGGCCATGCGGCAGATTCGCCGGCAGTTTCAGCCGCTCGACGACCTGGTCCTGGCCGCAGACCGGCTCGCGGACGGCCGTTTCCACCAGGTGGTGAAGGTGTCCGGTGGCGACGAGTTCGACGACGTGGGGCGCGCCTTCGACGTGATGCGGCGTCGCCTCAAGAACAAGTTCAGCCTGCTGCGACTGCTCGCGGAACTGGATCGCGCAGTCCTGTCCGGCGCACCCATCGATACGCTGTTGAAGACCGTGATGGAGGACACGCCGGCAGCGCTCGATTGCGATCTCGTCGCGGTAGTTCGATTCGACGGCCTGGCATCCGACCCATCGTGGGAACTGCGTTGGCGGCTGGCCCAAGGCCGCCAGCAAGTGTCAGGTGCGAAAGCCCCGGTGGACACGGCTATGCGCGAACTGCTTTCGGGCGCGACGCGCTGGCTCGAGGTCGGGACCGAGCACGCTCGGGGCGAGATGATGGGCCATCTTTTCGCACAGGGTTTGTCTTGTGCCTGGGTGTTCTCGACCCCGCCGGCCGGTGAGCGGCAGGTGGCGCTGATCGCAGGCTACCGGGAATCTCCCGCCCAGCGAGGCGACCTGCAGCAGGCAGGACGCAGCATCGCCGACCGCCTCGCGGTAGCGCAGACCGGGCTGGCCTGGGAAGAAAAGCTCTACCGTAATACGCATTTCGACGGCCTGACGCAGTTGCCTAACCAGGTGGTGTTGCGCGACCGGGTCGAGCAAGCGATCGACAGGGCCGGCAAGAGCGCTTCGGCCGCGGCGGTGCTGCTGCTGGACCTGGATGATTTGAAGGCCGTCAACGACGGCCTGGGGCATGCGCTGGGCGACGAGTTGCTGGTGCAGCTTGCGGGCCGGATGTTGCAACACCTGAAGGAAGGCGAATCCCTGGCGCGGCTGAACGGCGATGCATTCGTCGTCCTCGTGCCAGATGTTTCGTATGACGCAAGAACCACGGTCGCGAGCAACCGCGCGGAGGAACTGCTCGCGGCCCTTGCTCAGCCTGTCTCACTGCAGGGGCATTCGGTGAGCTCCGCGGCCAGCATCGGTATCGCACTCTTTCCGGACAATGGCGCGACCTTCGAGGATCTGCTGAAGGGTGCGGATTCCGCCATGCACGAGGCCAAGGTGAAGAGTCGCGGCAGCTACCGTTTCTACTCGGAGGAAACCAATACCCGGGCCAGGGAGCGTTTCGGCAACGTCCAGCGTCTTCGCTCGGCGCTGGATCGCAACGAGTTCCTGCTTCACTTCCAGCCCAAGGTCGAGATTGCGACAGGGCGGATCACGGGTGCCGAAGCCCTGATCCGCTAG
- a CDS encoding type IV pilin protein, producing the protein MADSNRGSVRAAGGFTLLELMMALVVVSLIAAIAIPAYQGAVNRARTAQAVATLTELSAFIERYRSDNFAFPPDLAALGRTIPSDPWGNPYVYLNIAIGVPRGMVRKDRNLNPLNSDFDLYSLGPDGVSSLALTARAARDDILRAGNGAFIGLAADH; encoded by the coding sequence ATGGCTGATTCGAACAGAGGAAGCGTTCGTGCGGCCGGCGGCTTCACGTTGCTGGAATTGATGATGGCGCTGGTCGTCGTCAGCCTGATTGCGGCGATCGCGATACCTGCTTACCAGGGGGCGGTGAACCGCGCCAGGACCGCGCAGGCCGTCGCCACGCTGACCGAGTTGAGTGCCTTCATAGAGCGCTATCGCTCGGACAATTTCGCGTTCCCGCCGGACCTTGCTGCGCTGGGGCGCACGATTCCGTCGGACCCTTGGGGCAACCCGTACGTTTATCTGAACATCGCGATCGGCGTGCCCCGGGGCATGGTGCGCAAGGATCGTAATCTCAATCCGCTCAACAGCGATTTCGATCTCTACAGCTTGGGGCCGGATGGTGTCAGCAGCCTGGCGCTCACCGCGCGCGCCGCGCGGGATGACATCCTGCGTGCCGGAAACGGAGCGTTTATCGGGTTGGCCGCGGATCACTGA
- the purT gene encoding formate-dependent phosphoribosylglycinamide formyltransferase: protein MTIIGTPSTDTATRLLLLGAGELGKEVAIEAQRLGVEVIAVDRYAGAPAMQVAHRSHVVDMLDRAALRTLIELEKPALIVPEIEAIATAELVALEAEGYRVIPTAGAARLTMDREGIRRLAAETLGLATSPFRFADDEAGYRDAIAAIGLPCVVKPVMSSSGKGQSTVRNEADVARAWQYSQQGGRTGAGRVIVEGFVEFDYEITLLTVRHGGETSFCAPIGHLQVDGDYRESWQPQPMSALALERAREIAAAVTGHLGGSGIFGVELFVRGDEVLFSEVSPRPHDTGLVTLASQALSQFALHVRAILGLPIPEIRQWGPAASCAILGEGESARISYAAVDDVLAEPETELRLFGKPQIHGRRRLGVALARAASVDEARAKARRAAGRLQIRY, encoded by the coding sequence ATGACGATCATCGGCACCCCTTCAACCGACACTGCCACTCGTCTGCTGCTGCTGGGCGCCGGGGAACTCGGCAAGGAAGTCGCCATCGAGGCGCAGCGCCTGGGCGTCGAGGTCATCGCGGTCGATCGTTATGCCGGCGCGCCGGCCATGCAGGTCGCGCACCGCAGCCACGTCGTCGACATGCTCGACCGCGCGGCGCTGCGCACCCTGATCGAACTCGAGAAACCTGCCTTGATCGTTCCCGAGATCGAGGCGATCGCCACGGCGGAACTGGTGGCGCTGGAGGCCGAAGGCTATCGCGTGATCCCGACGGCCGGCGCCGCGCGCCTGACCATGGATCGCGAGGGCATCCGGCGGCTGGCGGCGGAAACGCTCGGCCTGGCCACATCTCCTTTCCGCTTCGCCGACGACGAGGCGGGCTACCGTGACGCGATCGCCGCGATCGGCCTGCCGTGCGTCGTCAAGCCGGTGATGAGCTCGTCGGGCAAAGGGCAATCCACGGTGCGCAACGAGGCGGACGTGGCTCGCGCCTGGCAATACTCGCAGCAGGGCGGCCGGACAGGGGCCGGACGCGTCATCGTCGAGGGGTTCGTCGAGTTCGATTACGAGATCACGCTGCTGACGGTGCGCCACGGCGGCGAGACCAGTTTCTGCGCGCCGATCGGCCACCTGCAGGTCGATGGCGACTATCGCGAATCCTGGCAGCCGCAGCCGATGAGCGCGCTGGCCCTGGAGCGCGCGCGCGAGATCGCGGCGGCCGTGACCGGGCACTTGGGCGGCAGCGGCATTTTCGGCGTCGAGTTGTTCGTGCGCGGCGACGAAGTGCTGTTCAGCGAGGTCTCGCCACGGCCGCACGACACGGGCCTCGTGACTCTAGCGTCCCAGGCGCTGTCACAGTTCGCCCTGCATGTGCGCGCAATTCTCGGCCTGCCGATTCCCGAGATTCGCCAGTGGGGACCCGCTGCATCCTGCGCCATCCTCGGGGAGGGCGAGTCGGCCCGTATCTCCTATGCCGCGGTGGACGACGTTCTCGCGGAACCCGAGACCGAGTTGCGCCTGTTCGGCAAGCCCCAGATCCACGGCCGGCGACGCCTCGGCGTCGCGCTGGCGCGTGCTGCGAGCGTGGACGAGGCGCGCGCCAAGGCGCGCCGGGCTGCCGGCCGGCTGCAGATCCGCTACTGA
- a CDS encoding DUF4097 family beta strand repeat-containing protein — MNTRKTILVMLALAMSAPALAAERMLELRLSEAVPIEVHNLVGAVRLAPGEDELVIRASVSADDLAIADAVRLTTRERRGVLEVVVEYPDDLSRIRYAGDEIRRLDARIEYQDRKIRVTTSGGDLVRVDLEIAVPADSRLGVRQAVGPVHAADVAADLTLATRYGHVNVSDGAGRLVADTGSGHVTVASFRGGVLADTGSGNVNIENVLGDVTADTGSGKIELRGIDGEIVADTGSGGVAITDARSRRVMVDTGSGGVRLVDVAGSLHVDTGSGSVRGEGIVLGPGLLVDTGSGSVKLEGDLGAVRDLEIDTGSGGVELRSNAPLSLQLALASGSGGIRVDVPAISNVETSRNRFRGVIGAGEGSATVSTGSGGIKITAP; from the coding sequence GTGAATACGCGCAAGACGATCCTGGTGATGCTCGCGCTGGCGATGAGTGCCCCTGCGCTGGCCGCCGAACGCATGCTGGAACTGCGCCTCTCAGAGGCCGTCCCGATCGAGGTGCACAACCTGGTCGGTGCCGTGCGCCTGGCGCCGGGCGAGGACGAGTTGGTGATCCGTGCGAGCGTCTCCGCCGACGACCTGGCGATCGCCGACGCGGTCCGCCTCACGACGCGTGAACGGCGCGGCGTACTCGAGGTGGTCGTGGAATATCCCGACGATCTCTCGCGTATTCGCTACGCGGGCGACGAGATCCGGCGGCTCGATGCACGGATCGAGTACCAGGATCGCAAGATCCGGGTGACGACCTCCGGCGGCGACCTGGTGCGCGTGGACCTCGAGATCGCGGTGCCGGCCGACAGTCGTCTCGGCGTTCGCCAGGCCGTCGGCCCGGTCCATGCGGCCGACGTGGCGGCCGATCTCACCCTGGCGACGCGCTACGGTCATGTCAACGTTAGCGACGGCGCCGGCAGGCTGGTGGCCGACACGGGCTCCGGTCACGTCACCGTCGCCAGTTTCCGCGGTGGCGTCCTGGCCGACACGGGCAGTGGCAACGTGAACATCGAGAACGTCCTCGGCGACGTCACGGCGGACACGGGCTCCGGGAAAATCGAGTTGCGCGGTATCGACGGCGAGATCGTTGCAGATACCGGCAGCGGCGGCGTCGCGATCACGGATGCCCGGAGCCGGCGGGTCATGGTGGATACCGGGTCGGGCGGGGTGCGCCTGGTGGATGTCGCCGGCTCCCTGCATGTCGATACGGGCTCGGGTTCGGTGCGCGGCGAGGGTATCGTCCTCGGCCCCGGCCTGCTCGTGGACACGGGCTCCGGCAGCGTCAAGCTCGAGGGCGACCTCGGCGCCGTGCGCGACCTGGAGATCGACACCGGCAGCGGCGGCGTCGAGCTGCGCAGCAATGCGCCGCTTTCGCTGCAGCTTGCGCTGGCCAGCGGCAGCGGCGGCATCCGCGTGGATGTCCCGGCCATCAGCAACGTCGAGACCAGCCGTAACCGTTTTCGCGGCGTGATCGGCGCGGGCGAGGGCAGCGCCACGGTGTCCACCGGCAGCGGCGGCATCAAGATCACTGCCCCCTGA
- a CDS encoding BON domain-containing protein, with protein MYDKRSLRRSTVVATLTALAMSSGCVLVIGNEATPGRGNVEWSPRTDEAAVVEPSRVDSTLAGEVAARFEADSALAGEDITVASSGDVVTLHGRVSDLLRLENALRIASETPGVARVVSRVTVEMEVN; from the coding sequence ATGTACGACAAGAGATCCCTGCGCCGCAGCACCGTGGTCGCGACGCTGACCGCGCTGGCGATGAGCAGCGGTTGCGTGCTGGTGATCGGTAACGAGGCCACGCCGGGGCGCGGCAACGTGGAGTGGTCGCCCCGGACGGATGAAGCTGCCGTGGTAGAGCCGAGCCGCGTCGATTCAACGCTGGCTGGTGAGGTTGCGGCACGCTTCGAGGCCGATTCGGCGCTGGCCGGCGAGGACATCACGGTTGCCTCGAGTGGCGACGTGGTGACCCTCCACGGTCGCGTGAGCGACTTGTTGCGACTCGAAAACGCGCTGCGGATCGCGTCCGAGACGCCGGGCGTCGCACGCGTCGTCTCGCGGGTCACGGTTGAAATGGAGGTGAACTGA